One Deltaproteobacteria bacterium genomic window, CCCGTCGTTTTTTCCCATTGGGAACATCGAGCAAAAGATACCTGCCGCGTCTGCCATTTTGAATTAGGCTTTATGATGCAGAAAAACACAACGGAGATCACGGAAGAGGCAAACCGGAGGGGGAAATTCTGCGGAGCATGCCACAATGGAAAAATCGCCTTCGGCCACACCAAAAAGAACTGCAAAAAGTGCCACAACGGAAACCGGACGTACGGCTGGCAGAAGTTTACGGCCTTCTCGGCAAAACTGCCCCAGGCTCCGACGGGCAACAAAATCGACTGGGTCAAAGCGGTAGAGGAAGGCTTGATTAAACCACGACAAAGCCTGACGGACAAAAACTATACACCTATGCCCTACAACAAGGAGCTTCAACTCCGGGCAGAGTGGAACATGATTCCTCCCGCCTTCTTCCCGCACAAGAAACATAATCTGTGGCTTGATTGTGCAAACTGCCATCCGGACATTTTTAATATCAAAAAGAAAACGACAAAGCATTTCTCAATGGTCAACAACTTAAAGGGGAAATTCTGCGGGGTCTGTCATCTAAAGGTCTCCTTCCCCATGAATGATTGTGGCCGATGCCATCCCAAGATGGCATACTGAAATGTGCAGGTCCTATAAGATCTGTTCCGCCTGCATGGTGCATCTTCTCAATACTCAAACGGACAATCAACAGCATGCGTGACAACCATATCAAATTCACTGCTCTGGGGGGGTGCGGCGAGATCGGCGCCAACGCCTATCACCTTGAGCTCGATGGAACCGGAATCCTTCTGGATGCAGGAATTCACCCCAAGAAGTACGGAAAAGACAGTCTTCCCCTGCTGGAAGGACTTCGCAAAAAAGAGATTCATGCAATCCTGATCAGTCATTGCCATATCGACCACTTAGGCGCCCTTCCGGTCGTCCTGAAGTATTTTCCGACGCCGAGGATCTTCATGACCGGCCCCTCCTTCCCCATCTCCATGCGGATGCTGCACAACACGGTCACCGTTATGGAACGGCTGAAGGAAGAAAAGGGCGTCTCCGAGTATCCCTTCTACACACACCAGGAAATCGACATGATCGCCAACCTCTTTCAGGCGATGGAGTACGGGAAGGCCTTCCGGATTCCCTCCATGAACGGCTATCATCGGGAGGAACTGGAAGGTCTTTTTCTGGATGCCGGGCACATTCTCGGATCTGCCGGGACCCTGATCCGGGGCAGAGAAAGGACGGTCTTCTATACGGGAGACACCTGCCGGCATGACCAGACCGTCATCAAAGGCGCCCTCTATCCCAAAGAAGCGATCGATCTTTTGATCCTCGAGAACACCCTCTGCTCCAGTCCGGAAGCGGAACGAAAAAAACGGGGGAATGAAATCCAGCGTCTCGCTGCGGAAATCCGTCGGGTCATCGACCGGGGAGGAACGGTCCTGATTCCGACCTTTGCGCTGGGCCGGACCCAGGAACTCCTCTCGATTCTTAACCGGTTGAAAAAGCGGGACCGCATCCCCGATGTCCCGATCCTGGTCAGCGGTATGGGCAAGGTCTTCTCCAAAATCTATGATCGGTTCGCCCTCCATACACGCAGGAAGGACCCGGAACTCCTCTTTAAAGATATCCCAACCCGGTCGCTGAACTCCAGAAACTCGCTGACGAAGAAAAGCTTCAAAAACCCGAGCATCATCGTTGCCACCTCAGGAATGTTGAGCGAAAAAACACCCGCCAATCAGCTCTCCTGGGGAATGGTGGAAAACCCGAAGCATGGGATTTTCTTCGTCGGATACCTCGATGAAGACACCCCGGGATTTCAACTCCTGAATACTCCCCAAGGTCAGGAGGTCACCATCGACAGATTGCTTCCCCCCCGCAAGAAGGTCTGCGATGTCCTCACCTTCCGATTTTCAGCCCATTCTCACCGGCAAGAGATCCTGCAGATTGTAGAGGACCTGACGCCTAAAAAGGTGATTCTCGTTCACGGAGAAACCGGATCGGTCGGTTGGACGGCGGAGATGATCCGGCAGATGGAAAAGGGGATCGAGGTGATCATCCCGGAGTTGGGAAAGGAGATCTGCTTGTAGAAACAGAAGATCGCCAAGAGCAAAAACCGGAAAAGGACTTTTTACGACTTCATCAAAGGTAAACTTGCAACAGATTTTGATTTTGACCAAGATTTGAATATGCAGTTGCAGTTCTTGGGATCCTTCGTGTGTTTGGCGAGAGGCGGTTATCTTTTTTCCCGGATCATCTCCAGCGCTACACCCGCAGCACCAATGAGACCGGCGTTGTCTCCTAATTTCGCCTTCAAAATCTTCGCCCGTTTCCTGGGCACGACAAAGGCCCGGGCCCGCACTTCTTCGTTAACAATTTCTATAAAATCCTTCCAGGCCGCCGTCACACCGCCGGAAAGGACGACCATGTCGGGATTGAAGAGATTTACCAGGTTGGCAATCCCGATCCCGAGGTAGCGTCCCATCTGCTCGATCACCTTCAGGGAGACCCGGTCCCCTTTCTTCGCTGCCCGAAAGACATCTTCAGCCCGGAAGAAATCCTCCCGTCCCTGGAAACTTTTTTTCAAAAGGGAACCTTCCCTTTTCATACGCCGCCGAACTTCACTAACGATCCCGGTGGCCGAGGCATACACTTCCAGGCAACCCGTATTTCCGCACTTGCATTGGGGGCCGTCCGGATTGACCGTGGTATGACCTACCTCGGCGGCCATCCCATCTTCCCCATGCCAGACCTTCCCGTCAAGAATGATTCCACCCCCGACACCGGTCCCAAGCGTCAGGCATATGAGGCTGTTGGCTCCCTTGCCGACGCCGACCCATTTTTCCCCAAAGGCCGCCGCATTGGCATCATTCTCTACAACAACAGGGAGAGCAAATTCCTTTCGGATCATTTCTTTCAGGGGGACATTCAGCCAGTCGGGCAGGTTGGGAGAAGAAACGATGATTCCCCGACGGGCCAGGATCACACCGGGGACGCCGACGCCGATAGCCACCGCTTTGCGCCCCTCCCGCTTTTCCCGTTCCAGAGCATGCCGGATCCTTCGGACCAACTTTTCGATGACGGCATCTTTCCCGCACTCCCCTTCCGTTGAAGCCTTGCGACGCTGGAAGATCTCTCCCCGAAAGGAGATCCCGGCGACCCGGATATTCGTCCCGCCGAGATCGACACCGATTAATGATTTACGCATTCACACACTCCACATGATCGCTTCAAAATCCTTCGAAGGGACCTCAAAGGAGAGATAGGCACCCAACGGCCATTTTTCCAATTCCATCTGTTCCCGTTTGACGAGAACAAAAAAACTAACCTGCTGACCAACGGGCACGTTCAAGGCAACAAAGGGAATTCCCATCTCGATAATCCGGTCATAGGCGACCCTGGAAAGTTCTTGTTCCTGATTCTCTCCGCGGAGGAATTTGGCCCGCAATTTACCTTTTTCAAAAAACGCAACGATACGAATCCCGGGTGGCCCGACAAAATGAATCTCGAAAGTTAAGGATTGGAAGAGTTCCGCATCGAGATTCCGCGTCGGATCCATGCGAAGATAGAAGGTATCAAGGTCAAAGCCGTAGTAGATCCGCCGGATCAGGGAATCCGCTTGGTGCATGGTACCGCCCACGGTGGATACATCATAGAGGGCGGCGGGAATCCATTCGTAATAATTCGTCACCTGTCCGTCGATCTCGGGATACATGAAGGCGGTAATCTCCGATGTAATCTCCACCCTCTTCTCCCGAAGAATGGGCAGGAAGAGATGGTCCGGAGGGTCCTCCCCCATCAGGGTGTAGACATTGGCCAGATGTTTCCGGTAGAGTTCATCGAAATCCCGGTCGTTCTGGGAGGAATGGTCGTCCCCGTACCACCAGTTCCAGTCGCTTCCTTCGGCAATAAAGATCTCCTTCCAGGCCCGCTCTAATTTCTCCGGATCGATATTCCCCTTCTTTTCCTGTTCCGTACGCACCAGAAATTCCCGCGTTTCGTAGAGAGCATCCCAGGAAAGATTGTCTTCCTCATGCCCGATCCAGACACGAAAGTTATGGTTGATCCAGGAACCGGCATGAAGGCGGGATAAGGTTGTCTCCGGTGGAAAACGATCGAGATAGCTGCGAACTGTCGTGGTCTCGATCAGGGGATCATGACTCAAGCGGGTGTAGAGTTCCGTGAAGAAGTCCCAGCCGTCGTTCCTGTAGTGCTCCCATGCATTTTCCCCGTCAAGAATGATCGTTACCAGCGGCGCCTTTCGGCTCCCCAGCGCGGCATCCCGGATCTGATGCAGGTGATGGAGAAAGTCCTTCGCCGCATCGGCCGGATCCCACCGGGAATAAACGAACCCGATGAGATCCGAAAGTCCGTGATCCCGGAAGAGGATATCGAGTTCCCGGCCGTCTACCTTCACCCGGTAGGGCTGAAAAAGAAAATCCTTCTTTTCCTTCTTCGCCTTCACCAAGTCCGGGAGAAGGGAACAGGTCAGAATCTCCTCGTCGGTGGCGATCCAATGAATTCCGGCATCGGAGATAATCGGGATGATCTCCTCCGACACGGAGCCCTCCGAAGGCCACATCCCCACAGGTTTCGACCCGAACAGTTTTTCATGGTAGGCCGTGGCCATCTCAATTTGTTTACGTGCATCTTCGGGATGGATGAAGGTCCGCCGGGGCAGGGTAATCTGCGGACAGGCATCCCGGGCGCGATCGGTGTTGCAGAGAAGCGGCAGGATCGGATGATAAAATGGCGTGGTGGAGATCTCCACCTGCCCGGTTGCGGAAAGAGCCCGGTACTCGGGAACAATCCTCCGCAACACCTCAATCTGCTTCTGCATCAAAAGGCCCTTCTCTTCTTCGGTAAAACCTTCTCCCTTTCGCAACAGATTCTTCAGAAAGGGGTCATTCTTTTTAAAGAGCGGGTCGAACCAGGTAAGATTGAACCAGACCTGGAGGTCGAGAAAGTCCTGTTCATTAAAAATCTTTTCCACCTGTTCCAGCCGGTTTTCATCCGCCCGGAAGCCCCGTTTCTTCAGCAGGTGCCAGTA contains:
- a CDS encoding MBL fold metallo-hydrolase; this translates as MRDNHIKFTALGGCGEIGANAYHLELDGTGILLDAGIHPKKYGKDSLPLLEGLRKKEIHAILISHCHIDHLGALPVVLKYFPTPRIFMTGPSFPISMRMLHNTVTVMERLKEEKGVSEYPFYTHQEIDMIANLFQAMEYGKAFRIPSMNGYHREELEGLFLDAGHILGSAGTLIRGRERTVFYTGDTCRHDQTVIKGALYPKEAIDLLILENTLCSSPEAERKKRGNEIQRLAAEIRRVIDRGGTVLIPTFALGRTQELLSILNRLKKRDRIPDVPILVSGMGKVFSKIYDRFALHTRRKDPELLFKDIPTRSLNSRNSLTKKSFKNPSIIVATSGMLSEKTPANQLSWGMVENPKHGIFFVGYLDEDTPGFQLLNTPQGQEVTIDRLLPPRKKVCDVLTFRFSAHSHRQEILQIVEDLTPKKVILVHGETGSVGWTAEMIRQMEKGIEVIIPELGKEICL
- a CDS encoding ROK family glucokinase → MRKSLIGVDLGGTNIRVAGISFRGEIFQRRKASTEGECGKDAVIEKLVRRIRHALEREKREGRKAVAIGVGVPGVILARRGIIVSSPNLPDWLNVPLKEMIRKEFALPVVVENDANAAAFGEKWVGVGKGANSLICLTLGTGVGGGIILDGKVWHGEDGMAAEVGHTTVNPDGPQCKCGNTGCLEVYASATGIVSEVRRRMKREGSLLKKSFQGREDFFRAEDVFRAAKKGDRVSLKVIEQMGRYLGIGIANLVNLFNPDMVVLSGGVTAAWKDFIEIVNEEVRARAFVVPRKRAKILKAKLGDNAGLIGAAGVALEMIREKR